From the Cohaesibacter sp. ES.047 genome, one window contains:
- a CDS encoding YcgN family cysteine cluster protein, with protein sequence MKKQSDFSIASTPGDGEPEKPFWQVKRLDEMTRPEWESLCDGCARCCLNKLEDWDTGDIAWTNVACTLLDDQTCRCRDYDNRLATIPDCVPLDVEKVQSIIWLPPTCAYRLLDEGYDLYWWHPLVSGDPDTIHQAGISVRGRTVPEDGMEPEDYENHLAMWPGEDYEEAPQPLPVHQNDEQGT encoded by the coding sequence ATGAAAAAGCAGTCGGATTTTTCCATTGCATCCACGCCCGGCGATGGAGAGCCCGAAAAACCCTTTTGGCAAGTCAAACGCCTCGATGAGATGACCCGTCCAGAGTGGGAGTCGCTGTGTGATGGTTGCGCGCGCTGCTGCCTGAACAAGCTCGAAGACTGGGATACCGGGGATATCGCCTGGACAAATGTCGCCTGCACTCTTTTGGATGATCAGACATGCCGGTGCCGTGACTATGACAATCGATTGGCGACGATTCCTGATTGCGTGCCGCTTGATGTTGAAAAGGTGCAATCGATCATCTGGTTGCCGCCGACCTGCGCCTATCGTTTGCTGGATGAAGGCTATGATCTCTATTGGTGGCACCCGCTCGTCTCTGGCGATCCCGATACGATCCATCAAGCCGGAATATCTGTACGCGGTCGCACGGTGCCAGAAGACGGGATGGAACCGGAGGACTATGAAAACCATCTGGCGATGTGGCCCGGCGAAGACTATGAAGAAGCGCCTCAGCCTCTTCCCGTCCACCAAAACGATGAACAAGGCACTTGA
- a CDS encoding DNA-packaging protein, with protein MLSSLSGTELAALFSDWEIWARPDQLPPPGDWITWLVMGGRGAGKTRTGAEWIKALVQGRAPFTDHAYGRIALIGETLNDAREVMVEGVSGLLSIHARHERPTWLPTRRRLEWPNGAIAQIFSAEDPESLRGPQFDAAWGDEVAKWKRADATWDMLQFGLRLGSRPRQIATTTPRPTPLIKRLLKDPKTVTTHAETRANVANLAPGFLETIVRRYEGSRLGRQELNGELIEDRADALWQRDQLDRLRVDEAPEGLARIVVAIDPPATSTKGADACGIIAAGITSEGTCYILRDSSLSEVSPTGWATKAIGLYHRLAANSVIAEVNQGGEMVTTILAGIDASVAVHPVRANRGKYLRAEPVSALYEQGRVHHVGNLAELEDEMCDFGLSGLTSGKSPDRLDAMVWAVTHLCLGEQSEPKVRSLS; from the coding sequence TTGCTGTCGAGTCTTAGCGGAACAGAATTGGCGGCACTCTTCAGCGATTGGGAGATCTGGGCTCGTCCCGACCAATTGCCGCCGCCCGGAGACTGGATCACTTGGCTCGTTATGGGGGGCAGGGGCGCGGGCAAAACCCGCACCGGTGCTGAATGGATCAAGGCGCTGGTTCAAGGGCGGGCTCCATTCACGGATCATGCCTACGGGCGGATCGCTCTGATCGGTGAGACCCTCAATGATGCTAGGGAAGTAATGGTAGAAGGCGTCTCGGGTCTTCTATCAATCCACGCGCGGCATGAACGACCGACTTGGCTGCCAACCCGCAGACGGCTTGAATGGCCCAATGGCGCGATTGCTCAGATCTTCTCCGCCGAAGACCCCGAAAGCCTTCGGGGACCACAGTTCGATGCGGCATGGGGTGATGAGGTGGCGAAATGGAAACGCGCCGATGCGACGTGGGACATGCTGCAATTCGGGCTGAGGCTCGGTTCCCGGCCGCGCCAGATCGCAACCACGACACCAAGGCCAACCCCACTCATCAAGCGGCTGCTCAAGGACCCGAAAACGGTGACAACCCATGCGGAAACCCGCGCCAATGTAGCCAATCTGGCACCGGGATTTCTCGAAACCATCGTGCGCCGCTACGAAGGCTCTCGGTTGGGTCGTCAGGAGCTGAACGGGGAATTGATCGAGGATCGCGCTGATGCCTTGTGGCAACGGGATCAACTCGACCGACTGCGGGTGGACGAAGCTCCCGAAGGGCTTGCCCGCATTGTTGTCGCCATCGATCCGCCTGCGACATCCACCAAGGGAGCGGACGCCTGCGGCATCATCGCGGCTGGCATCACCTCTGAGGGCACCTGCTACATCCTTAGGGACAGCAGTCTCTCGGAGGTCAGCCCAACCGGGTGGGCCACAAAGGCCATTGGGCTTTATCACCGTCTTGCGGCCAACAGCGTCATTGCTGAGGTCAATCAGGGTGGTGAAATGGTCACGACGATCCTTGCGGGAATCGATGCGTCCGTCGCCGTTCATCCGGTGCGTGCCAATCGCGGCAAATACCTGCGAGCTGAACCGGTTTCGGCACTCTACGAGCAGGGCAGAGTGCACCATGTCGGCAATCTTGCCGAGCTGGAAGATGAAATGTGTGACTTCGGCCTCAGCGGCCTCACATCGGGAAAAAGCCCGGATCGGCTCGATGCAATGGTCTGGGCGGTAACCCATCTGTGTCTGGGCGAACAGTCAGAACCCAAGGTTCGCTCGCTCTCATAA
- a CDS encoding phage portal protein, with the protein MLGWTLKGPLWPRRSNDPTAINQPETKLEAKSSRTGALLAFHRTGRPMWTPRDYGTLAREGYARNPIVYRSIRMISEATASVPILCQIGEERFTDHPALHLMARPNPKQGGADWLEEIVGHLLVSGNAYAEAVFGSQDLLELHSLRPDRMKVVPGPDGWPDAYDYSVGGRSIRFRQTEPDSTIPPILHLTLFNPQDDHYGLSPLEAAQTSLDVHNAAASWNKALLDNSARPSGALVYAAAEAGNLTDEQFERLRKELEEGYQGAMNAGRPLLLEGGLDWKSMSMSPRDMDFIDAKNSAAREIALAFGVPPMLLGIPGDNTYANYAEANRAFWRQTVLPLASRCLQSLSRWLSPAYDTPFELRIDLDQISALAGEREALWRRVGDAAFLSEDEKRMAVGYAPRTGDELDLTAEEGGN; encoded by the coding sequence ATGCTTGGCTGGACCTTGAAGGGACCGCTATGGCCCCGCAGATCCAATGATCCAACGGCTATAAATCAGCCGGAAACAAAGCTGGAAGCGAAGAGCTCCAGAACAGGGGCTTTGCTGGCGTTTCATCGCACAGGCCGCCCGATGTGGACGCCGCGCGATTATGGCACTCTCGCAAGAGAAGGTTACGCGCGCAATCCGATTGTCTATCGTTCCATCCGCATGATTTCTGAAGCGACCGCCTCTGTGCCGATTCTTTGCCAGATTGGTGAGGAACGCTTTACTGATCATCCTGCTTTGCACCTGATGGCGCGACCCAATCCCAAACAGGGCGGAGCGGATTGGCTGGAGGAGATCGTCGGCCACCTGCTTGTGTCCGGCAACGCCTATGCCGAAGCGGTGTTTGGCAGTCAGGACCTCTTGGAGCTTCACAGCCTCAGGCCAGACCGCATGAAGGTCGTGCCTGGCCCGGATGGCTGGCCGGACGCCTATGACTATTCGGTTGGAGGCAGATCCATCCGGTTCCGCCAGACCGAACCCGACAGCACGATCCCACCCATCCTGCATCTTACCCTTTTCAATCCGCAGGATGACCATTATGGCCTCAGCCCACTGGAAGCCGCCCAGACGAGCCTTGATGTTCACAATGCTGCGGCGAGCTGGAACAAGGCCCTGTTGGATAATTCGGCCCGTCCATCAGGCGCTTTGGTCTATGCCGCAGCCGAAGCGGGAAACCTGACCGATGAACAGTTCGAGCGCCTCAGGAAAGAACTCGAAGAAGGCTATCAAGGTGCGATGAATGCCGGTCGTCCTCTCCTTCTTGAAGGCGGACTTGATTGGAAAAGCATGAGCATGTCGCCGCGAGATATGGATTTCATCGATGCCAAGAACAGTGCCGCCCGAGAGATTGCGCTGGCTTTTGGCGTGCCTCCCATGCTGCTGGGGATTCCCGGTGACAACACCTATGCCAACTATGCCGAAGCCAACCGCGCCTTTTGGCGGCAAACCGTTCTGCCCCTTGCATCTCGATGCCTGCAGAGTTTGTCTCGATGGTTATCTCCTGCCTATGACACACCTTTTGAACTCAGGATCGATCTGGACCAGATCTCGGCTCTGGCCGGAGAACGGGAAGCTCTTTGGCGACGGGTAGGGGATGCGGCTTTCCTCAGTGAAGACGAAAAGCGCATGGCCGTGGGCTATGCGCCGCGCACCGGGGATGAGCTCGATCTCACTGCTGAGGAGGGGGGGAACTGA
- a CDS encoding HK97 family phage prohead protease: MTRTMSVLREKKAVPAELSSIGEDGLFEGYACLFGKEDLGRDIIRKGAFAKSLERRGAKGVKLLYQHDPAQPVGQWLAIREDATGLFVRGQLALDVAKAREVHSMMKAGILDGLSIGFRTIRGRTDKKAGVRHLSELDLWEISIVTFPMQPDARISSIKTDDRAAHHAAFTFSKRELERKLMQDAGLTRSQARGLLAEGYAGLNGKQDAARFTPQSTLANLHRMTLMVRHATRKLA; encoded by the coding sequence ATGACCCGCACCATGTCTGTGCTGCGAGAGAAGAAGGCTGTGCCTGCAGAACTCAGCTCGATTGGCGAGGATGGCCTGTTCGAGGGATACGCATGTCTCTTTGGCAAGGAGGATCTTGGCCGCGACATCATCCGAAAGGGGGCTTTTGCCAAAAGCCTTGAACGTCGCGGTGCCAAGGGCGTGAAGCTGCTCTATCAGCATGATCCTGCACAGCCGGTTGGACAGTGGTTGGCCATTCGAGAGGATGCTACCGGGCTTTTTGTCCGCGGGCAGTTGGCGCTTGATGTCGCCAAGGCGCGCGAGGTCCACAGCATGATGAAGGCTGGGATCCTGGATGGTCTGTCCATCGGGTTCCGCACCATTCGAGGGCGCACCGACAAGAAGGCTGGCGTGCGCCATTTGAGCGAGCTTGATCTTTGGGAAATCTCCATCGTGACATTTCCCATGCAGCCCGATGCCCGCATCTCCTCAATTAAAACTGATGATCGAGCAGCGCATCACGCCGCTTTTACCTTCAGCAAACGCGAATTGGAACGCAAGCTCATGCAGGACGCTGGGCTGACGCGATCCCAAGCCCGAGGCCTGTTGGCCGAAGGGTACGCCGGCCTTAATGGCAAGCAGGACGCTGCCCGTTTTACGCCGCAATCCACTCTGGCCAATCTGCACCGCATGACGCTGATGGTGCGTCATGCGACCCGCAAGCTGGCCTGA
- a CDS encoding phage major capsid protein, producing MTNHFPSSPETKSISDPDISGAFEDFLHSFEAFKDANDERLNQIEKRSADVLTDHKVDRISKALDDQQAALDNLILKARRPNLAATFGGAGLSVNAVEHKAAFDRYIRNGSDADLRQLEAKAMSISSDPDGGYLVPEQVEAEVGKRLAAVSPIRAIADVREVSGSVLKKPFSIAGPAVGWVGETASRPQTDASTLAELSFPTMELYAMPAATPSLLDDAAVNIDEWIAAEVETAFAQQEGTAFVTGDGINKPTGFMSATKVVEDSWTWGKLGSISTGVAGAFAASDPGDHLVDLIYTLKAGYRQNAQFVMNRSTQAAVRKLKDSDGNYLWLPPASVGAKASLMNFAITEAEDMPDMEADAYAIAFGDFKRGYLIVDRLGLRILRDPYSAKPYVLFYTTKRVGGGIQDFDAIKLLQFAA from the coding sequence ATGACCAATCATTTCCCGTCGTCTCCCGAGACGAAATCAATCAGCGACCCTGATATCAGCGGGGCGTTCGAAGACTTCCTGCACTCGTTCGAGGCCTTTAAGGATGCCAATGACGAACGGCTGAACCAGATCGAGAAACGGTCTGCAGATGTTCTGACCGACCACAAGGTTGACCGCATTTCGAAAGCACTCGACGATCAGCAGGCGGCTCTCGACAATCTTATCCTGAAGGCTCGCCGCCCGAACCTTGCCGCAACCTTCGGTGGGGCAGGGCTTTCGGTCAATGCCGTCGAACATAAGGCTGCGTTTGATCGCTACATCCGCAACGGCTCGGACGCGGATCTTCGGCAGCTCGAAGCCAAGGCCATGTCGATCAGTTCCGATCCAGATGGCGGCTATCTCGTCCCCGAACAGGTTGAAGCCGAGGTCGGCAAACGCCTCGCCGCTGTCTCGCCCATCCGAGCCATCGCGGATGTTCGCGAAGTATCCGGTTCGGTTCTCAAGAAACCCTTCTCCATCGCGGGGCCTGCTGTCGGTTGGGTCGGTGAGACGGCGTCTCGGCCGCAGACCGATGCCTCGACCCTCGCAGAGCTGAGCTTCCCGACGATGGAACTCTATGCGATGCCAGCAGCAACGCCGAGCCTTCTCGATGATGCCGCTGTCAATATTGATGAATGGATCGCGGCAGAAGTCGAAACCGCCTTTGCCCAGCAGGAAGGCACTGCATTCGTCACCGGTGACGGGATCAACAAGCCCACCGGTTTCATGTCGGCCACCAAGGTTGTCGAAGACAGCTGGACCTGGGGCAAGCTGGGCTCCATCTCCACTGGTGTGGCCGGTGCGTTTGCTGCAAGTGATCCGGGTGATCACCTTGTCGATCTTATCTATACCCTCAAGGCGGGCTATCGCCAGAATGCCCAGTTCGTCATGAACCGCAGCACGCAAGCGGCCGTCCGTAAGCTCAAGGACAGTGACGGCAACTATCTGTGGCTGCCTCCAGCGTCTGTTGGTGCCAAGGCTTCCCTGATGAACTTTGCCATCACCGAAGCCGAGGATATGCCGGATATGGAAGCTGATGCCTACGCCATCGCGTTCGGCGATTTCAAACGTGGCTATCTGATCGTCGACCGCCTCGGGCTGCGCATCCTGCGTGATCCTTACTCTGCCAAGCCTTATGTCCTCTTCTACACCACCAAACGTGTCGGTGGCGGCATCCAGGACTTTGACGCGATCAAGCTGTTGCAGTTCGCAGCCTGA
- a CDS encoding phage head-tail connector protein gives MSLSLLSPPLVEPVSLAETKAFMKIEQDHDDDLLRAFVSAARVHLEHLTGQRFITQSWRLLLEGPLPDRIILPVQPVSSILEAAILNDTGDLIGLGSQSFAIYQRDCPATLSNLNGLLLTTGQRLQLDLEVGFGPTAEDVPSPLRHAMKLVVAEWYERRLIADPSRLPSLAAALQPLIGPYKSVRL, from the coding sequence ATGAGCCTCAGTCTCCTCTCTCCACCATTGGTGGAGCCGGTCAGCCTCGCCGAAACGAAGGCCTTCATGAAAATCGAACAGGATCACGATGACGATCTTCTTCGGGCATTTGTGAGTGCTGCCCGTGTACATCTCGAGCATCTGACGGGCCAGCGCTTCATCACCCAGAGCTGGCGCCTGCTGCTGGAAGGGCCGCTTCCGGACCGCATAATCCTGCCTGTTCAGCCGGTCTCATCAATCCTTGAAGCAGCAATTCTCAATGACACTGGTGATCTCATCGGACTGGGCAGCCAAAGCTTCGCGATCTACCAACGCGATTGTCCGGCAACACTGTCCAACCTCAATGGTCTTCTGCTCACAACCGGGCAGCGCCTGCAACTGGATCTTGAGGTTGGCTTCGGACCGACGGCAGAAGATGTGCCATCTCCTCTGCGCCATGCGATGAAACTGGTCGTGGCCGAATGGTATGAACGCCGATTGATTGCCGATCCGAGCCGGTTGCCGTCTCTTGCGGCGGCGCTGCAGCCACTCATAGGCCCCTACAAGTCGGTGCGTTTATAG
- a CDS encoding head-tail adaptor protein gives MASIPIERLIFDPAGLKHRIAFSKPVFPSDAPWDRESGYQDIAEVWAGLIEVAASERAEADQRSTSREISFVVRYGDDLGDATRLMFEGQMFDLLTLHDPDGCKHWLVVKARSALGHE, from the coding sequence ATGGCTAGCATTCCCATTGAGCGCCTCATTTTCGATCCGGCCGGACTAAAACACCGGATCGCTTTTTCAAAACCGGTTTTTCCAAGCGATGCACCTTGGGACCGGGAGAGCGGATATCAAGATATTGCAGAAGTCTGGGCTGGACTGATCGAAGTCGCCGCAAGCGAAAGAGCCGAGGCCGATCAGCGTTCAACAAGCCGCGAGATCAGCTTTGTTGTGCGCTATGGCGACGATCTCGGCGACGCAACGAGGCTGATGTTTGAGGGGCAGATGTTCGACCTGCTTACGCTTCATGACCCGGACGGATGCAAGCATTGGCTCGTTGTAAAGGCTCGGAGTGCTTTGGGCCATGAATAG
- a CDS encoding DUF3168 domain-containing protein, whose product MAARSLEQALFAILKADSTLSSLLGGLRLYDEPRRDSAYPYLTLATSYSRDRSTGTERGEEHRILITVWAGSRDRKLLQDILARLRVILDDPALSLADHHLVLLMIERFDIRADRKNRLSQGILQLRAVTEDLPS is encoded by the coding sequence TTGGCAGCTCGAAGTCTAGAACAGGCGCTCTTTGCGATTTTGAAAGCGGACAGCACGCTCTCGTCCTTGCTGGGCGGTCTCAGGCTCTATGACGAACCACGTCGCGATAGTGCCTATCCCTACCTGACACTTGCAACCAGCTACTCGCGGGACCGAAGTACAGGCACAGAGCGTGGAGAAGAGCATCGCATCCTCATAACCGTATGGGCCGGGTCCAGAGATCGCAAGCTGCTGCAGGACATACTCGCCCGCTTGCGCGTGATTCTTGATGACCCGGCCCTGTCGCTGGCGGATCATCATCTGGTTCTCCTGATGATTGAGCGCTTTGACATTCGTGCTGATCGCAAAAATCGGTTGTCGCAGGGCATTCTCCAGTTGCGTGCGGTAACCGAAGACCTTCCATCCTGA
- a CDS encoding phage major tail protein, TP901-1 family — MTAQKGKDLLLKVRNQSDDAYVTVAGLRARSISFNAESVDISHAESAGRWRELLEGAGMRRASLSGSGLFKDEESDERIRSLFFDGKIVSWQIIVPDFGELIGPFQITALEYSGNHDAEVTFELAMESAGALAFVPASS, encoded by the coding sequence ATGACAGCTCAGAAGGGCAAGGACCTTTTGCTCAAGGTTCGCAATCAAAGTGATGATGCCTACGTCACCGTTGCGGGATTGCGGGCCCGCTCCATTTCATTCAATGCCGAAAGCGTCGATATCAGCCACGCCGAGTCTGCAGGACGTTGGCGGGAGTTGCTGGAAGGGGCAGGCATGCGCCGTGCCAGCCTGTCAGGTAGCGGGCTGTTCAAGGATGAAGAAAGCGATGAGCGTATCCGTTCGCTGTTCTTCGACGGCAAAATTGTCAGTTGGCAGATTATCGTTCCGGATTTCGGTGAGCTCATCGGCCCTTTCCAGATCACGGCTCTGGAATATTCGGGCAATCACGACGCCGAGGTCACGTTCGAGTTGGCCATGGAATCTGCAGGTGCGCTGGCCTTTGTTCCAGCCTCGAGCTGA
- a CDS encoding gene transfer agent family protein, producing the protein MANRRRGEVTLILDGSPLILCLTLGALAELEDSMGLANIGELADRFSAGKVRSADLVKILGAALRAGGTNITDQQAARMRCEGGAAALTKALVDVLRLAFDPASGNEHPPHSIDTALGSNGEASNANPA; encoded by the coding sequence ATGGCGAACCGACGTCGGGGCGAAGTAACGCTCATCCTTGATGGTAGCCCCCTTATCCTCTGCCTCACTCTTGGTGCTCTGGCCGAGCTGGAAGACAGCATGGGCCTTGCCAATATTGGCGAACTGGCCGACCGTTTCTCTGCCGGCAAAGTCCGCAGCGCCGATCTGGTCAAGATTCTGGGAGCCGCCTTAAGAGCTGGCGGCACAAACATCACGGACCAACAGGCTGCACGCATGCGCTGCGAAGGAGGGGCTGCGGCCCTGACAAAGGCGCTGGTCGATGTCTTGCGTCTGGCCTTTGATCCCGCGTCAGGCAACGAGCACCCACCGCATTCCATTGATACAGCTCTCGGATCAAACGGGGAGGCGAGCAACGCAAACCCCGCCTAG
- a CDS encoding phage tail assembly chaperone: MKASNFPWELVLTVAMRQFGWPPYHVWQMTPREVLMATATSLSASKTPSRNELDALAARFPDMRSTHDR; encoded by the coding sequence ATCAAAGCCAGCAATTTTCCTTGGGAACTCGTCCTTACCGTCGCCATGCGCCAGTTTGGCTGGCCGCCATACCATGTCTGGCAAATGACACCAAGGGAAGTGCTTATGGCAACAGCAACATCCCTCAGCGCATCGAAGACACCAAGTCGAAACGAGCTGGATGCCCTGGCGGCCCGCTTTCCTGATATGAGGAGCACACATGACAGATGA
- a CDS encoding phage tail tape measure protein: MTDEVVETAVVQIEADITAFAKDMSAAQKEADMLGDKVSRAMQKALMGSADLETVFKNLALDISRSAFSAGISPLKDLVSGSVSNVVSGLFSALGLSASGSSSLFGSIFPFANGGVVAGTTLFPMQSGLGMMGEAGPEAIMPLQRGSDGRLGVATSGNGARPVSIVMNVTTPDAASFAKSENQIATKLARAVGRGRRGL, translated from the coding sequence ATGACAGATGAAGTCGTCGAAACTGCCGTTGTGCAGATTGAAGCCGATATCACAGCCTTCGCGAAAGATATGTCAGCCGCTCAAAAAGAAGCCGATATGCTTGGCGATAAGGTTTCCCGCGCCATGCAAAAGGCCTTGATGGGGAGTGCTGATCTGGAGACGGTATTCAAAAATCTCGCGCTTGATATATCAAGAAGTGCTTTTTCAGCCGGCATCTCTCCGCTAAAGGATCTGGTTTCCGGTTCCGTTTCCAACGTTGTATCAGGTCTCTTCTCCGCACTGGGGTTGTCGGCTTCGGGCTCATCCTCTCTTTTTGGGAGTATTTTTCCCTTCGCCAATGGAGGTGTAGTCGCAGGAACGACGTTGTTTCCCATGCAGTCCGGACTGGGCATGATGGGAGAGGCCGGGCCCGAGGCGATCATGCCGTTGCAGCGAGGATCGGACGGCCGGCTTGGTGTAGCCACGAGTGGCAATGGCGCAAGGCCCGTTTCGATTGTGATGAACGTCACAACACCGGACGCGGCCTCCTTCGCAAAATCGGAAAATCAAATCGCAACCAAACTCGCCCGCGCCGTCGGACGGGGACGACGCGGGCTATAA
- a CDS encoding DUF2460 domain-containing protein, whose protein sequence is MNGFHETLFPLDVGFGASGGPERRTDIATLSSGYEERNARWQNPRRSYDAGTGVRSFTDLQSVLSFFEERRGRLNGFRFRDPFDHSSCATGSIISPLDQVIAVGDGETQTFQLKKTYGGLFAPYARLIAKPVQGTVRLALAGIETHDFSIDTTQGVISLMMAPETGVSITAGFMFDVPVRFDTDKLEFSISGFDAGDIPSIPLVEIRL, encoded by the coding sequence ATGAACGGATTTCACGAAACACTTTTTCCGCTTGATGTCGGTTTCGGTGCATCAGGTGGGCCTGAACGCCGCACCGACATAGCGACGTTGTCATCAGGCTATGAGGAACGCAACGCCCGCTGGCAAAACCCAAGGCGGAGCTATGATGCTGGAACCGGGGTAAGGTCCTTCACTGATTTGCAATCGGTGCTGTCCTTCTTCGAAGAGCGACGGGGTCGATTAAATGGCTTTCGCTTCCGCGATCCCTTCGACCATTCTTCCTGTGCGACCGGATCTATCATTTCGCCCCTTGATCAGGTCATTGCGGTTGGTGACGGCGAGACGCAAACCTTTCAGCTGAAAAAGACTTACGGCGGACTTTTTGCTCCTTATGCGCGGTTGATTGCCAAGCCGGTTCAAGGAACCGTTCGTTTGGCGCTTGCGGGCATCGAAACGCATGACTTTTCCATCGATACCACGCAGGGCGTCATCAGTTTGATGATGGCTCCCGAAACCGGTGTTTCCATCACCGCTGGCTTCATGTTCGACGTGCCTGTCCGGTTTGACACTGACAAGCTGGAATTCTCGATCAGCGGTTTTGATGCTGGCGACATTCCCTCAATACCCTTGGTGGAGATACGCTTGTGA
- a CDS encoding DUF2163 domain-containing protein — protein sequence MKDLNPSLQNHLASGVATLAFCWILRRGDGVALGFTDHDMPIELNGVTCEPASGFNGTEIRQSASFASDDQEVTGVLSSDRITETDLISGRYDGARIETWRVNWTDATQTVLLREGYLGEIKRDRQSFQVEIRSLSVALEQERGRVYQYTCDATLGDARCGVDLSAASHGFTGTIAAMSSPTLVSVDVSGMPNMSFARGSLHIKSGDAEGMSFDVLGHSAEGNADNLELWLPIHSGAKVGDMVRVTVGCDKTFRTCRECFANQNNFRGFPHMPGNDFIISYPEQRSSSNGESLGLL from the coding sequence GTGAAAGACCTTAACCCTTCCCTTCAAAATCATCTGGCAAGCGGTGTTGCAACCCTTGCTTTCTGCTGGATTCTGCGTCGCGGTGATGGCGTGGCTTTGGGCTTTACGGATCATGACATGCCGATCGAGCTGAATGGCGTGACGTGTGAACCTGCATCTGGCTTCAATGGCACTGAAATCCGCCAAAGTGCGAGTTTTGCAAGCGATGATCAGGAGGTGACCGGGGTCCTGTCGTCTGATCGCATCACGGAAACAGATCTGATCAGTGGGCGCTATGACGGTGCCAGGATCGAAACCTGGCGGGTCAACTGGACCGATGCCACGCAAACGGTATTGCTGCGCGAAGGCTATCTTGGCGAGATCAAGCGGGACAGACAATCCTTTCAGGTTGAAATTCGATCATTGTCTGTCGCACTCGAACAGGAGAGGGGCCGGGTTTATCAATACACATGTGACGCGACACTCGGGGATGCGCGGTGCGGGGTCGATCTTTCCGCTGCAAGCCATGGGTTTACGGGGACGATTGCTGCCATGTCTTCGCCAACGCTTGTTTCGGTTGATGTGTCGGGTATGCCAAACATGAGTTTTGCCAGAGGATCGCTGCACATCAAATCCGGCGATGCTGAAGGCATGTCATTCGATGTCCTTGGTCATTCGGCGGAGGGTAATGCTGACAATCTCGAGCTTTGGCTGCCCATCCATTCGGGTGCCAAAGTCGGAGATATGGTTCGCGTCACTGTGGGGTGTGACAAGACCTTCCGGACCTGTCGCGAGTGTTTTGCCAATCAAAACAATTTTCGCGGCTTTCCGCACATGCCGGGCAACGATTTCATCATCAGCTACCCCGAGCAGCGGAGTTCTAGCAATGGTGAGAGCCTTGGTTTGCTATAA
- a CDS encoding NlpC/P60 family protein: MVRALVCYNKQGLGRADTVLRQRVIDEALSWTGTPYTHQASCKGAGCDCLGLIRGVYRAFWLEPETPPPYSPDWAEAGGRETLAEAAHRYLIPVPIAARTPGDVLLFRYKRGFPAKHAGILINPTQFLHAQHGGSVVLASLNSWWLRHIAFVFSFPSDGL, translated from the coding sequence ATGGTGAGAGCCTTGGTTTGCTATAATAAACAGGGGCTAGGGCGAGCCGATACGGTCTTGCGCCAGCGCGTCATCGATGAAGCCTTGAGTTGGACGGGAACGCCTTACACGCATCAGGCCAGTTGCAAAGGCGCCGGGTGCGATTGTCTCGGTTTGATCCGGGGTGTCTACCGCGCCTTCTGGCTCGAGCCCGAGACACCACCACCCTACAGCCCTGATTGGGCCGAAGCGGGCGGCAGGGAAACATTAGCCGAAGCGGCGCACCGCTATCTCATTCCGGTGCCGATTGCAGCAAGAACGCCCGGTGATGTTCTGCTGTTCCGATACAAGCGCGGCTTTCCAGCCAAACACGCGGGCATATTGATCAACCCGACGCAGTTCCTTCATGCCCAGCATGGCGGTTCCGTTGTGCTCGCTTCGCTCAATTCGTGGTGGCTGCGCCATATTGCCTTTGTCTTTTCATTCCCCTCCGATGGTCTTTGA